The Kitasatospora sp. NBC_00374 genome has a segment encoding these proteins:
- a CDS encoding MurR/RpiR family transcriptional regulator has product MRTTSAAGEAGAAGFHARVAEQLATLSPAERRVAEYLRNHVQDVPFATAEQLARASGTSDATVVRTAKALGYSGLPDLKRELGRHFVDSSRPSAVRRRPVDGDAGTVIDQVFDEAVDRLQQTRHRLDPAAFRQAVDLLSGAREVMAFGVGASELVARHLALRLARLGRRTRVAASTGFHLADALLPLSAQDVLVVYAPGRLLDDLEVVLDHAAQVGAARILVTDSLGPVLQDRVDVVLTALFSSGGLAGEELASIALNDALLLAVQAEDADRAAAAGETLNRLREALTGRDPAVYVPRRAAQRRGAAGAEGRAAEG; this is encoded by the coding sequence ATGAGGACTACTTCAGCCGCCGGCGAGGCCGGTGCCGCCGGTTTCCACGCCCGGGTCGCCGAACAGCTGGCCACGCTCTCCCCGGCCGAGCGGCGGGTCGCGGAGTATCTGCGCAACCACGTCCAGGACGTGCCGTTCGCCACCGCCGAACAGCTGGCCCGCGCCTCCGGCACCAGCGACGCCACCGTCGTACGCACCGCCAAGGCGCTCGGCTACAGCGGGCTGCCCGACCTCAAGCGGGAGCTCGGCCGGCACTTCGTGGACAGCAGCCGGCCGTCCGCGGTGCGCCGCCGCCCGGTCGACGGGGACGCCGGGACGGTGATCGACCAGGTCTTCGACGAGGCCGTGGACCGGCTGCAGCAGACCCGCCACCGGCTCGACCCGGCCGCCTTCCGGCAGGCGGTCGACCTGCTCTCCGGGGCGCGCGAGGTGATGGCCTTCGGCGTGGGCGCGTCCGAACTGGTGGCCCGCCACCTCGCCCTGCGGCTCGCCCGGCTGGGGCGGCGGACCAGGGTCGCCGCGTCCACGGGTTTCCACCTCGCGGACGCGCTGCTGCCGCTGTCCGCGCAGGACGTCCTGGTGGTCTACGCGCCCGGTCGGCTGCTGGACGACCTGGAGGTGGTGCTGGACCACGCCGCGCAGGTGGGGGCCGCCCGGATCCTGGTCACCGACTCGCTCGGACCCGTCCTCCAGGACCGGGTCGACGTGGTGCTGACGGCACTGTTCTCCAGCGGCGGCCTGGCCGGGGAGGAGCTGGCCTCGATCGCGCTCAACGACGCCCTGCTGCTGGCCGTGCAGGCCGAGGACGCCGACCGGGCGGCGGCCGCGGGCGAGACGCTGAACCGGCTGCGCGAGGCGCTGACCGGCCGCGATCCGGCGGTCTACGTCCCGCGTCGGGCGGCCCAGCGCAGGGGGGCCGCGGGCGCGGAGGGCCGAGCTGCGGAGGGCTGA
- a CDS encoding damage-control phosphatase ARMT1 family protein, with the protein MPPAPTAPVIRSDVPGSFARAVFHERHPELVRQVLDALPYGPAERAAVGRLLTESTSGVLSPPDPGWHDHARWLAWGEGRWGRPWGEAPFLWAESWFYRRLLDATGYFRPGAWQGVDPFAPFKSAELASPAVDEELAALGTLPETGRADALLTSALWGNRADLSFRITAGAGEGPSPSGLLADDRAVLWDALANASGGRVCVVADNAGRELLPDLVLIDHLLAQGLAGSVVLFVKPQPYFVSDATMADVLATVERLRTAPGPIGRRLWQALGAGSLEVRTHPFFCAPLPFHDLPADLRAEFAGAAMTILKGDLNYRRLVGDRHWPAATPFGDSVAHFPSPVTALRTLKSEVAVGLSAPLVAELDRTDRPWRTSGQYAVIQSHPARRGPASALLHNMCR; encoded by the coding sequence ATGCCACCTGCCCCGACCGCACCCGTGATCCGCAGTGACGTCCCCGGGTCCTTCGCCCGGGCCGTCTTCCACGAGCGCCATCCCGAGCTCGTCCGGCAGGTCCTGGACGCGCTGCCGTACGGGCCCGCCGAGCGGGCGGCGGTCGGGCGGCTGCTCACCGAGAGCACGTCCGGGGTCCTGTCGCCGCCGGACCCGGGCTGGCACGACCACGCCCGGTGGCTGGCCTGGGGCGAGGGCCGGTGGGGCCGGCCGTGGGGCGAGGCGCCGTTCCTGTGGGCCGAGAGCTGGTTCTACCGGCGACTGCTCGACGCCACCGGCTACTTCCGGCCGGGAGCGTGGCAGGGCGTGGACCCGTTCGCGCCGTTCAAGAGCGCCGAGCTGGCGAGCCCGGCGGTGGACGAGGAGTTGGCCGCGCTCGGCACGCTGCCCGAAACGGGCCGCGCGGACGCGCTGCTGACCTCCGCGCTCTGGGGCAACCGTGCGGACCTGAGCTTCCGGATCACCGCCGGCGCGGGCGAGGGCCCCTCCCCGTCGGGCCTGCTCGCCGACGACCGCGCCGTCCTGTGGGACGCGCTGGCGAACGCGTCCGGCGGGCGGGTCTGCGTGGTCGCCGACAACGCCGGGCGGGAACTGCTGCCGGATCTGGTGCTGATCGACCATCTGCTGGCCCAGGGGCTCGCGGGCTCCGTGGTCCTCTTCGTGAAGCCCCAGCCGTACTTCGTGTCCGACGCCACGATGGCCGACGTCCTGGCCACCGTCGAACGGCTGCGCACCGCGCCGGGGCCGATCGGCCGCCGGCTCTGGCAGGCCCTGGGCGCCGGCTCGCTGGAGGTACGCACCCACCCGTTCTTCTGCGCCCCGCTGCCGTTCCACGACCTGCCGGCCGACCTGCGCGCCGAGTTCGCGGGCGCGGCCATGACGATCCTCAAGGGCGACCTCAACTACCGCCGGCTGGTCGGCGACCGGCACTGGCCGGCCGCCACCCCGTTCGGGGACAGCGTCGCCCACTTCCCGTCCCCGGTGACGGCCCTGCGCACCCTCAAGTCGGAGGTCGCCGTGGGCCTTTCCGCCCCGCTGGTCGCCGAGCTCGACCGCACCGACCGGCCCTGGCGCACCAGCGGCCAGTACGCGGTCATCCAGTCGCACCCGGCGCGCAGAGGCCCGGCCTCCGCCTTGTTGCACAATATGTGCAGGTAG
- a CDS encoding amino acid ABC transporter ATP-binding protein has protein sequence MATEYQPAGHPPTEPLIGIRKVSKSFGTVRVLHDIDLDVHRGEVVVLLGPSGSGKTTLCRCVNRLETLDAGTITVGGTPLPAEGRALARLRADVGMVFQSFNLFAHRTVLDNVTLGPIKVRGLSRREAEERARGLLARVGLAGKAGARPSELSGGQQQRVAIARALAMDPAALLFDEPTSALDPEMINEVLDVMVSLADEGMTMLVVTHEMGFARRAADRVVFMADGRIVETAPPERFFAHPATERAAEFLSKVLQH, from the coding sequence ATGGCGACCGAATACCAGCCCGCCGGCCACCCGCCCACCGAGCCCCTGATCGGCATCCGGAAGGTGTCGAAGAGCTTCGGCACCGTCCGGGTCCTGCACGACATCGACCTGGACGTGCACCGCGGCGAGGTGGTCGTGCTGCTCGGCCCGTCCGGGTCCGGCAAGACCACCCTGTGCCGGTGCGTCAACCGGCTGGAGACCCTCGACGCCGGGACGATCACGGTCGGCGGCACCCCGCTGCCGGCCGAGGGCCGCGCGCTGGCCCGGCTGCGGGCGGACGTCGGGATGGTCTTCCAGTCGTTCAACCTGTTCGCGCACCGCACCGTGCTGGACAACGTCACCCTCGGCCCGATCAAGGTGCGCGGCCTGTCCCGCCGGGAGGCCGAGGAACGCGCCCGCGGGCTGCTGGCCCGGGTCGGTCTCGCCGGGAAGGCCGGGGCCCGGCCCAGTGAGCTCTCCGGCGGACAGCAGCAGCGGGTGGCCATCGCCCGGGCGCTGGCGATGGACCCCGCGGCGCTGCTGTTCGACGAACCCACCTCGGCCCTCGACCCCGAGATGATCAACGAGGTGCTGGACGTCATGGTCTCCCTCGCCGACGAGGGCATGACCATGCTGGTGGTGACGCACGAGATGGGCTTCGCCCGGCGCGCCGCCGACCGGGTGGTGTTCATGGCCGACGGGCGGATCGTCGAGACCGCCCCGCCGGAGCGGTTCTTCGCCCACCCGGCGACCGAGCGGGCCGCCGAGTTCCTCTCGAAGGTCCTGCAGCACTGA
- a CDS encoding amino acid ABC transporter permease has product MNVVADHLGEILAGFGRTVLLTVAGYTAALLLGGVLGLCRVAPLRVLRAVGAVYVHTFRNLPLLLVVVVSVFVLPQLGLTLPLEPSLVVGLSLYVAGYVCEILRSGLETVPVGQIEAGRALGLTTGQCLRLIVLPQALRAMIQPLGNMFIACALGSAVGSVAGVNELSGVIRQLNVQYVEPLALFGTATLLYVALTLAGGMATGALERRFRIHR; this is encoded by the coding sequence GTGAACGTCGTCGCCGACCACCTCGGTGAGATCCTGGCCGGCTTCGGCCGGACCGTCCTGCTCACCGTCGCCGGCTACACCGCCGCGCTCCTGCTCGGCGGCGTGCTCGGACTGTGCCGGGTCGCCCCGCTGCGCGTGCTGCGCGCGGTGGGCGCGGTCTACGTCCACACCTTCCGCAACCTGCCGCTGCTGCTGGTCGTGGTGGTGTCGGTGTTCGTCCTGCCGCAGCTCGGCCTCACCCTGCCGCTGGAACCGTCGCTGGTCGTCGGCCTGTCGCTGTACGTGGCCGGCTACGTCTGCGAGATCCTGCGCTCCGGTCTGGAGACCGTCCCGGTCGGGCAGATCGAGGCGGGCCGGGCCCTGGGGCTCACGACCGGGCAGTGCCTGCGGCTGATCGTGCTCCCGCAGGCGCTGCGCGCGATGATCCAGCCGCTGGGCAACATGTTCATCGCCTGCGCCCTGGGCAGTGCGGTCGGCTCGGTCGCCGGGGTCAACGAACTGTCCGGTGTGATCCGGCAGTTGAACGTCCAGTACGTCGAACCGCTGGCGCTGTTCGGCACCGCCACCCTGCTCTACGTGGCGCTCACCCTGGCCGGCGGCATGGCGACCGGCGCGCTGGAGCGACGCTTCCGGATCCACCGATGA
- a CDS encoding DUF2277 family protein, whose amino-acid sequence MCRSIKTLRPPMALDVTDEDIRAAALQYVRKISGFRAPAAHNREVFEEAVEAVAEATARLLDGLEVRGADRAAAG is encoded by the coding sequence ATGTGCCGCAGCATCAAGACCCTCAGGCCGCCGATGGCCCTGGACGTCACCGACGAGGACATCCGGGCCGCCGCGCTCCAGTACGTCCGCAAGATCTCGGGATTCCGCGCTCCCGCCGCGCACAACCGGGAGGTCTTCGAGGAGGCGGTGGAAGCCGTCGCCGAGGCGACCGCCCGGCTGCTCGACGGCCTGGAGGTGCGGGGTGCCGACCGGGCGGCGGCAGGATAG
- a CDS encoding ABC transporter permease subunit (The N-terminal region of this protein, as described by TIGR01726, is a three transmembrane segment that identifies a subfamily of ABC transporter permease subunits, which specificities that include histidine, arginine, glutamine, glutamate, L-cystine (sic), the opines (in Agrobacterium) octopine and nopaline, etc.) — protein sequence MIDTLRPTAPAPASPAGGPVAGLRRAVAPTPLQGAAGVLFEPPGPRGRRQRRIASAGACALIVLLLAALLAQLGAHGQLDAAKWQPLLTVPAQRFLFSALGNTIVAGLVSIAIGLPAGALLGLLRLSRRPAVALPAAAVVELLRSLPLLFLVYFFLLGLPALGVRMSPFWQLVVPIVLHGAGNFAEIFRAGVLALPRGQSEAGYAIGLRHGQVMRLIVLPQAVRALLPTIIGQAVRALKETTLGYVVSYPELMHQGNVLASYLGHDFLQVYFEIALVFVALNWLLSRCAEWLETRTRGGAGAGAVA from the coding sequence GTGATCGACACCCTCCGACCGACCGCGCCGGCGCCGGCCTCCCCGGCGGGCGGCCCGGTGGCCGGGCTCCGCCGGGCCGTCGCCCCGACCCCGCTGCAGGGAGCCGCGGGCGTGCTGTTCGAACCGCCCGGCCCGCGCGGGCGCAGGCAGCGGCGGATCGCCTCGGCCGGCGCCTGCGCGCTGATCGTGCTGCTGCTCGCCGCTCTGCTCGCCCAACTCGGCGCGCACGGCCAGCTCGACGCGGCCAAGTGGCAGCCGCTGCTGACCGTCCCGGCCCAGCGGTTCCTGTTCAGCGCGCTCGGCAACACGATCGTGGCCGGTCTGGTGTCGATCGCGATCGGCCTGCCGGCCGGCGCGCTGCTGGGCCTGCTGCGGCTCTCCCGGCGGCCCGCCGTCGCACTGCCCGCCGCGGCGGTGGTGGAGCTGCTGCGGTCGCTGCCGCTGCTGTTCCTGGTCTACTTCTTCCTGCTCGGGCTGCCCGCACTGGGCGTGCGGATGTCGCCGTTCTGGCAGCTGGTCGTCCCCATCGTGCTGCACGGCGCGGGCAACTTCGCGGAGATCTTCCGGGCCGGCGTGCTCGCCCTCCCGCGCGGCCAGAGCGAGGCCGGCTACGCCATCGGCCTGCGGCACGGCCAGGTCATGCGGCTGATCGTGCTGCCGCAGGCCGTCCGGGCCCTGCTGCCGACCATCATCGGCCAGGCGGTGCGGGCGCTGAAGGAGACCACCCTCGGCTACGTGGTCAGCTACCCCGAGCTGATGCACCAGGGCAATGTGCTGGCCTCCTACCTCGGCCACGACTTCCTGCAGGTGTACTTCGAGATCGCGCTGGTGTTCGTGGCGCTCAACTGGCTGCTCTCCCGCTGCGCGGAGTGGCTGGAGACCCGCACCCGCGGCGGGGCCGGGGCCGGGGCCGTCGCCTAG
- a CDS encoding glutamate ABC transporter substrate-binding protein: protein MTVRRVVALAAAVVCATSVITACGSGAAPLPSDTGPAGSLLSKAPVGKNLPASPTLDRIRRNGHLTAGASDTSPGFSEKNPLTDDYQGFESDLTQLLAKYLLGKPAVEHVGVTADTREALLQNNTVDVVISTYLITPERLKKVSFGGPYMNLGQALLVRKGTTGIAGVNDLNGRKVITTAGPAVEALKKAAPNAEPVVFQTVSQCLQALHDGRGDAFVNNQAVAIAQAKKDPALEMLSFTYGASMYGVGLPKDDPAFTRIVNDFFTEIEQDGLWKQAWEDNVTPLTKAPAPTPPPVGDLGITPAPAPSASS, encoded by the coding sequence ATGACCGTCAGGAGAGTCGTCGCCCTCGCGGCCGCCGTCGTCTGCGCCACCTCGGTGATCACCGCCTGTGGCTCGGGCGCCGCCCCGCTGCCCTCCGACACCGGCCCGGCCGGCTCGCTGCTCTCGAAGGCGCCGGTCGGCAAGAACCTGCCGGCCAGCCCGACGCTGGACCGCATCCGCCGGAACGGCCACCTGACCGCCGGGGCCTCCGACACCAGCCCGGGCTTCTCCGAGAAGAACCCGCTGACCGACGACTACCAGGGCTTCGAGAGCGACCTCACCCAGCTGCTGGCCAAGTACCTGCTGGGCAAGCCCGCGGTCGAACATGTCGGGGTGACCGCGGACACCCGTGAGGCGCTGCTCCAGAACAACACCGTCGACGTCGTCATATCCACCTACCTGATCACGCCCGAGCGGCTGAAGAAGGTCTCCTTCGGCGGCCCCTACATGAACCTCGGCCAGGCCCTCCTGGTCCGCAAGGGCACGACCGGCATCGCGGGTGTCAACGACCTCAACGGCCGCAAGGTGATCACCACGGCCGGCCCCGCGGTGGAGGCGCTGAAGAAGGCGGCGCCGAACGCGGAACCGGTGGTCTTCCAGACCGTCAGCCAGTGCCTCCAGGCGCTGCACGACGGCCGCGGCGACGCCTTCGTCAACAACCAGGCCGTCGCGATCGCCCAGGCGAAGAAGGATCCGGCGCTGGAGATGCTCTCCTTCACCTACGGCGCCTCGATGTACGGGGTGGGCCTGCCGAAGGACGACCCGGCGTTCACCCGGATCGTCAACGACTTCTTCACGGAGATCGAGCAGGACGGGCTGTGGAAGCAGGCCTGGGAGGACAACGTCACGCCGCTCACCAAGGCGCCGGCGCCCACGCCCCCGCCCGTCGGCGACCTGGGGATCACCCCGGCCCCCGCCCCCTCCGCATCCTCCTGA
- a CDS encoding amidohydrolase family protein, translating into MTETAEVHAFWRQLGLPGLIDVHTHFMPERVLDKVWAYFDSAGPLTGRPWPIAYRHDEQQRVDTLRGFGVRAFTAMLYPHRPDMAAWLNAWAAGFAERTPDCLHTATFFPEPGAGEYVAAALERGARVFKAHVQVGGYDPNDPLLEPVWGLLAESGTPVVVHCGSGPAPGKHTGPGPIGALLGRHPRLRLIVAHLGLPEYADFLDLADRHRSVHLDTTMVFTDFTERTAPFPPAELPRLAALQGRILFGSDFPNIPYGYPHALHALARLGLGEDWLRAVCHHNAAGLFGLTPPG; encoded by the coding sequence GTGACCGAGACCGCGGAAGTCCACGCGTTCTGGCGGCAGCTGGGCCTGCCCGGCCTGATCGACGTGCACACGCACTTCATGCCGGAGCGGGTGCTGGACAAGGTGTGGGCGTACTTCGACTCGGCCGGTCCGCTCACGGGCCGGCCGTGGCCGATCGCCTACCGGCACGACGAGCAGCAGCGGGTGGACACCCTGCGGGGGTTCGGCGTCAGGGCGTTCACCGCGATGCTCTACCCGCACAGACCGGACATGGCGGCCTGGTTGAACGCCTGGGCCGCCGGCTTCGCCGAGCGCACGCCCGACTGCCTGCACACCGCGACCTTCTTCCCCGAGCCCGGCGCGGGGGAGTACGTGGCGGCGGCGCTGGAGCGGGGCGCGCGGGTGTTCAAGGCACACGTCCAGGTCGGCGGGTACGACCCCAACGACCCGCTGCTGGAGCCGGTCTGGGGGCTGCTGGCCGAGTCCGGCACCCCCGTGGTGGTGCACTGCGGCTCCGGCCCGGCGCCCGGCAAGCACACCGGGCCCGGGCCGATCGGGGCACTGCTGGGCCGCCATCCACGGCTGCGGCTGATCGTCGCGCACCTGGGGCTGCCGGAGTACGCCGACTTCCTCGACCTGGCCGACCGCCACCGGTCCGTCCACCTGGACACCACGATGGTGTTCACCGACTTCACCGAGCGCACCGCCCCCTTCCCGCCCGCCGAACTCCCGCGCCTGGCCGCGCTGCAGGGCCGCATCCTGTTCGGCAGCGACTTCCCGAACATCCCGTACGGCTACCCGCACGCGCTGCACGCCCTGGCGCGGCTCGGCCTGGGGGAGGACTGGCTGCGCGCGGTCTGCCACCACAACGCCGCCGGGCTGTTCGGTCTCACGCCACCCGGCTGA
- a CDS encoding 4'-phosphopantetheinyl transferase superfamily protein, with protein sequence MPNGTEEQAPLAIVATTAEVLGHPDGHRGLLNPVERDRADRFRRESSRRDFIAAHVLVRLCAARLLGLRPGELAFEQHCPGCGLLGHGRPRLADRPDVWLSLSHTEGVVAAAAGRGPVGIDVEVLKRPGPDPGLLARVLTDAERAQVAGHPEPEHAFLRQWVRKEALIKVGRTTLDSLAELDLSALPLSRTDGPADAVHPFEDLHILDRTDHLRGAVAAVVSAVPAVIGTA encoded by the coding sequence ATGCCGAACGGGACCGAGGAACAGGCACCACTGGCGATCGTGGCCACCACCGCGGAGGTGCTCGGCCATCCGGACGGCCACCGGGGCCTGCTGAATCCGGTGGAGCGGGACCGGGCGGACCGGTTCCGCAGGGAGTCCAGCCGGCGGGACTTCATCGCCGCGCATGTCCTGGTCCGGCTCTGCGCCGCCCGGCTGCTCGGCCTGCGGCCCGGTGAACTCGCCTTCGAACAGCACTGTCCAGGCTGCGGCCTGCTCGGTCACGGCCGACCGCGGCTGGCCGACCGGCCGGACGTCTGGCTCAGCCTCTCGCACACCGAGGGTGTGGTCGCGGCGGCGGCCGGCCGGGGGCCGGTCGGCATCGACGTGGAGGTGCTCAAGCGCCCCGGCCCCGACCCGGGCCTGCTCGCCCGGGTGCTCACCGACGCCGAACGGGCCCAGGTGGCCGGGCACCCCGAGCCGGAGCACGCGTTCCTGCGGCAGTGGGTACGCAAGGAGGCGCTGATCAAGGTCGGCCGGACCACCCTCGACAGCCTCGCCGAACTCGACCTCTCCGCGCTGCCGTTGAGCCGCACGGACGGGCCGGCCGACGCCGTCCACCCCTTCGAGGACCTGCACATCCTGGACCGCACCGACCACCTGCGCGGCGCCGTCGCCGCCGTCGTCAGCGCGGTGCCGGCGGTGATCGGGACGGCCTGA
- a CDS encoding C45 family autoproteolytic acyltransferase/hydolase yields MHTPPIPVIEISGPPRERGRTYGEAARPQIEAALEFYGESFARGSRLDWHGVTERARLWVPLVEDFAPDLLEELRGVAEGAGTGLLDLMALNARGEIVYDRTFARMGRPPQAPGTAGAEADAEPAEAADGCSSFALLPPAAGDGHVWAGQNWDWRTGAGRTLVALRVVQPPRPTVVMVVEAGQIGRHGANSAGIALNANGLGGRFGDEIGVPQTFIRRRILDQANFKDALQVPFSARQQIPTNLLYTHRDGVSIDLETTPGRHQWLYPEQGLLVHGNHYQAAVPPQLADSYRPFSVDSLYRVPLIEAALRRARDLSEPEDVRGVIEQALGDHFGLPHSVCNHPDPQTDPLLQTSTIASNIVDLTTGEYHVAAGLPCGTPYRPLPWNVYDGPGGC; encoded by the coding sequence ATGCACACACCGCCCATCCCCGTGATCGAGATCTCCGGGCCCCCGCGGGAGCGCGGCCGCACGTACGGGGAGGCCGCCCGCCCCCAGATCGAGGCGGCGCTGGAGTTCTACGGCGAGTCCTTCGCCCGAGGCAGCCGGCTGGACTGGCACGGGGTCACCGAGCGGGCCCGGCTGTGGGTGCCGCTCGTCGAGGACTTCGCGCCCGACCTGCTGGAGGAACTGCGCGGCGTCGCCGAAGGCGCCGGGACGGGCCTGCTCGACCTGATGGCCCTCAACGCCCGCGGCGAGATCGTCTACGACCGCACCTTCGCCCGGATGGGCCGGCCGCCACAGGCACCCGGGACCGCCGGGGCCGAGGCCGACGCCGAGCCCGCCGAGGCGGCCGACGGCTGCTCCTCCTTCGCCCTGCTGCCCCCCGCCGCCGGCGACGGGCACGTCTGGGCCGGGCAGAACTGGGACTGGCGCACCGGCGCCGGCCGGACCCTGGTCGCCCTGCGCGTGGTGCAGCCGCCGCGCCCCACCGTGGTGATGGTGGTCGAGGCCGGGCAGATCGGCCGGCACGGCGCCAACTCCGCGGGCATCGCCCTGAACGCCAACGGGCTCGGCGGCCGCTTCGGCGACGAGATCGGCGTCCCGCAGACCTTCATCCGACGGCGGATCCTGGACCAGGCGAACTTCAAGGACGCCCTCCAGGTGCCGTTCTCCGCCCGCCAGCAGATCCCCACCAACCTGCTGTACACCCACCGCGACGGCGTCTCGATCGATCTGGAGACCACCCCCGGGCGGCACCAGTGGCTCTACCCCGAGCAGGGCCTGCTGGTGCACGGCAACCACTACCAGGCCGCCGTACCACCGCAGTTGGCCGACAGCTACCGTCCCTTCTCGGTGGACTCGCTCTACCGGGTCCCGCTGATCGAGGCGGCACTGCGCCGGGCCCGTGACCTCTCCGAGCCGGAGGACGTCCGCGGTGTCATCGAGCAGGCCCTCGGCGACCACTTCGGCCTGCCGCACTCGGTCTGCAACCACCCCGACCCGCAGACCGACCCGCTGCTGCAGACCAGCACCATCGCCTCCAACATCGTCGACCTGACCACCGGCGAGTACCACGTCGCGGCCGGGCTTCCCTGCGGCACGCCGTACCGCCCGCTGCCCTGGAACGTCTACGACGGCCCCGGGGGCTGCTGA
- a CDS encoding DUF2269 family protein: protein MAKLLLSLHVLASVLFIGPVAVAVSMFPARARVALAAGPEQATAAASVRLLHRITNVYALLGVAVPVLGVGTAQVMGIIGQPWLIVSIVLTTLSAGALLLFVVPSQQATVDALDAADPAGEDHARAERALRLLPMTAGVFNLLWAVVVVMMVVRPGSTTGA, encoded by the coding sequence ATGGCCAAGCTCCTGCTGAGCCTGCACGTCCTGGCCTCGGTCCTGTTCATCGGACCGGTCGCGGTCGCGGTCAGCATGTTCCCGGCCCGCGCCCGGGTGGCGCTCGCGGCCGGTCCCGAGCAGGCCACCGCGGCCGCCTCGGTCCGGCTGTTGCACCGGATCACCAACGTCTACGCCCTGCTCGGGGTCGCCGTGCCGGTCCTCGGTGTGGGCACGGCCCAGGTGATGGGCATCATCGGCCAGCCCTGGCTGATCGTCTCCATCGTGCTCACCACCCTCTCCGCCGGCGCTCTGCTGCTCTTCGTGGTGCCCTCGCAGCAGGCCACCGTCGACGCCCTGGACGCGGCCGACCCGGCGGGCGAGGACCACGCCCGGGCCGAGCGCGCCCTGCGGCTGCTGCCGATGACGGCCGGGGTGTTCAACCTGCTGTGGGCCGTCGTGGTGGTCATGATGGTGGTCCGCCCCGGCTCGACGACCGGCGCGTAG
- the tsaD gene encoding tRNA (adenosine(37)-N6)-threonylcarbamoyltransferase complex transferase subunit TsaD, translated as MAGSPVVLGIESSCDETGAGLVRDGRLLGQAVASSMDEHARFGGVVPEIAARAHVHAVAPVVREALDRAGLTLADVGAVAVTTGPGLSGALQVGVAAAKSYAFSLGVPLYGVHHLAGHVAAATLDGGPLPDPCVVLIVSGGHTSLLLVRDLARDPIVHLGDTLDDAAGECFDKVARILRLPYPGGPAIDRSARDGDPGAVRFPRPLTGPRDDPYAFSFSGLKTAAARWVEAQRTTGAEPRVPDAAAALQEAVADVLTRKAVRACTDHGITTLVVVGGVAANSRVRALAEQRCAAAGITLRVPRPGLCTDNGAMIAAIGGLLARSGAEPAPLDVAVDPSAPLEYAALTPLPHRTGRAA; from the coding sequence GTGGCGGGATCACCGGTGGTGCTGGGGATCGAGTCCTCCTGCGACGAGACCGGCGCCGGCCTCGTCCGGGACGGCCGGCTGCTCGGACAGGCGGTGGCGTCCAGCATGGACGAGCACGCCCGGTTCGGCGGGGTGGTGCCGGAGATCGCCGCCCGCGCCCATGTGCACGCGGTGGCTCCCGTCGTCCGCGAGGCGCTGGACCGGGCCGGGCTGACCCTCGCCGACGTCGGGGCGGTCGCCGTCACCACCGGCCCCGGCCTGTCCGGCGCCCTGCAGGTCGGCGTGGCCGCCGCGAAGAGCTACGCCTTCTCGCTCGGCGTCCCGCTGTACGGCGTCCACCACCTGGCCGGCCACGTCGCCGCCGCCACCCTGGACGGCGGGCCGCTGCCGGACCCCTGTGTGGTGCTGATCGTCTCCGGCGGCCACACCTCGCTGCTCCTGGTCCGCGACCTCGCCCGCGACCCGATCGTCCACCTCGGCGACACCCTCGACGACGCGGCCGGCGAGTGCTTCGACAAGGTCGCCCGCATCCTCCGCCTGCCCTACCCCGGCGGCCCCGCGATCGACCGCTCCGCCCGCGACGGCGACCCGGGGGCCGTCCGCTTCCCCCGCCCGCTGACCGGCCCCCGCGACGACCCGTACGCCTTCTCCTTCTCCGGCCTCAAGACCGCCGCCGCCCGCTGGGTCGAGGCCCAGCGCACCACCGGCGCCGAGCCGCGGGTACCGGACGCGGCCGCCGCCCTGCAGGAGGCCGTCGCCGACGTCCTCACCCGCAAGGCCGTCCGGGCCTGCACCGACCACGGCATCACCACCCTGGTCGTGGTCGGCGGCGTCGCCGCCAACTCCCGCGTCCGGGCGCTGGCCGAACAGCGCTGCGCGGCGGCGGGCATCACCCTGCGCGTCCCCCGGCCGGGGCTGTGCACCGACAACGGCGCGATGATCGCCGCCATCGGCGGCCTGCTCGCCCGTTCGGGCGCCGAACCCGCCCCGCTCGACGTCGCCGTCGACCCGTCCGCACCCCTGGAGTACGCCGCGCTCACCCCGCTCCCGCACCGCACCGGCCGGGCGGCCTGA